Part of the Caulifigura coniformis genome, GCTGGGAGTCGCATTGCTGGGGGTCGGGGCGGTGGCGATGGTGATCAGCCGCTACCTGCCTCAGATTCCGATCCTGAAACACATGATCCTGACACCTCCCGGGGCCATCGCCCTGGCGGATCCGAACCGGCCGCAGTTGCGGCCGGAGGTTGCGGGGACGGCAGATCCGCTGCTGGGGAGAATCGGCGTCGCCCGGACCTTGTTGCGGCCTTCGGGCAAGGCGGAAATCGACGGGCGGCTGGTGGAAGTGATCAGCGAAGGGGGGATGGTTCCGGCCGGGAAAGCGGTTGAAGTCGTTCAGGCGCAGGGGGCACGGATCGTGGTTCGCGAAGTGGCGGCGAACGGCTGAGTCGACGGGCGTACGGCGTGTGTTTTCAAAAGTGGTGCGATAACATTCCAGCTCGGGCATCGTTTGATGCCTTCAAATCTTCAACGCAAAGGATGCAACAGTGGTTCGTCAGTCGATTGTTCTTGGCCTCGTCTTGTCCGTTGCCCCCATCCTGGCGGGCTGTCCTGCGAGCAACCAGTCGAAGGAATTGACCCAGGAGGACGCGAAGACGACCGCTCCAGTGGAAGCTCACGAACATGAACATGGTCCGCACGACGGTGAGATCGTGGAACTGGGTGAGTACCACGGGGAAGTGGTTCTCGAGAACGACCGCAAGGTGACGCTGTACGTGCTTGATGGGGCGGTGAAGAACGCCGTTCCGCTGGCCGAGACGACGGCGACGCTGGTCCTGAAGAACGGGGCGGAGTCAACCAAGTTCGACCTGAAGGCGGTGCCGCTCGAAGGGGAAACCGACGGCAAGTCGTCGCGGTTCCAGTCGGAAGGCCCGCTGCCGGAGACCGTGAAGAACGGCCACGACATTGCTGGCGACGTGACGCTGACGGTCGCCGGCAAGGCGACAACGGGGGCGGTGGGTCACGCTCACTGAGCATCGACGCGATTCTGATCGGGCCCGCCGGCGCAAAGTCGGCGGGTCACATTTTTCGCGGGGGACGAATGAACGCCATTCCGCAGAATCGCCGCGCCTTGTCAGCCGAAGTCTGGCCAGGCGCGGCGATTTGTGTTTTCGGACTGCTGTTGAGCGGCTGCAAGCCGGCCGAGACGGCGAAGCCGGCACCGCAGTCGACGGCCGCCGAAACTCCCGCGATGTCGGCGGCGCCGGCGGAGATGCCGCCGGCGACAGCCGAATCGGTGAAGCCGACAGCTCCGGCGGAGGCGCCGCCCTCCACTCCAGTGATACCGCAGGCCACTCCTGCTGCGATGCCGCCTGCGGTGGAGTCCTCAGCGGAGAAACCTGCGGACGAAGGGGCGCCGAAGGCGAGCACCCGGCCGGAGCACATTGTGGCCCTCGAGAAGCTCGGGGCGGTGCTGGATTATGGAGTCGGGGACCGGTTGATCGACGTCGACCTGGACGGCAAGCCGGCGACCGACGCCGATCTCGACCACCTGTCCATGTTGAGCGACCTCAAGATCCTGAACCTGTCGGGGTCGCGGATTACCGATGCGGGGCTCGCGAAGCTGGCGCCGCTGAAGCGGCTCAAGTTTCTCTACCTGTTCAAGACCGACATTACAGACGCGGGCCTGGAGCACTTGAAAGAATTACCGCGGCTGGAGGTGCTGTGTCTCGACCAGACTCTGATCACGGATGGGGGGGTGAAGTCGCTGGAAGCGTTGTCGCGGCTGGAGAAGCTGCACGTTCACAGCCGGGTGGCGCTGACCGACGCCTCGATCGATTCGCTTTCGAAGCATGTGCGGCTGTTCGAACTCAAGGTCGGCGGGCCGGGATTTACCGAGCCGGGAATCGCTCGCTTGCGCGAGGCGTTGCCGAACTGTACAGTGCATTATGATCCCAACGCAGAGGCGTCGGAGGGCTGACGAAGCCTGCGCAGAGGGGGAGTTTTTTCACGACCGGCATAGCGCGTGCATTCGGTGTGCAGGTCTTCATCCTGGCCAAAGGAGGAGGTCTGTTGGGCAGCAGATCCGATTCCCCGACTGATCGCGCGGCTGGTTTGCCGGTGTACTCGCGTCGTCGTCTGCTTGGAGCGGCTTCGGCCGCGGTCCTGAGCGGCAGGGCTTCCTCGGGACTGCTGGCGCAGGCGCCTGAGCGAAGCAACGAGCGTGCTGGGCTGGAACTGATCACGCCCGAGGCGAAAACGGCCATCCAGCGTGCGCTGGCTACCCTGTCGCGGCGGCAAATCACCCAGGGGGAATTCAAAGGAGCGTTCGGATCCGGGGGCTATGCGGGGGGCGTCGCCGTGTGCGGGCTTGCGGGGATGGCGTTCCTGGCCAGCGGCAGCGCTCCCGGCCGGGGGCCTTACGGCAAGGCGATTGAACGGTGCATCGACTACCTGGTGAGGAACACGGATTCGAACGGGTACATCTCGGCGCAAGCGACCGGGGGACAGGACCGGATGTACGGTCATGGCTTCGCAACGCTATTCCTGGCGGAAGCATACGGGATGTCGGTGCACAGCGATGTGAACGACAAGCTGGGAAGCAAGCTGAAGTCGGCCGTCAAGCTGATCATCAGCACGCAGAATGACCAGGGGGGCTGGCGCTACCAGCCGGTGAAGTCGGATGCGGACCTGTCAATCACGATCTGCCAGATCATGGCGCTCAGGGCGGCGCGGGATGCGGGGCTGCACGTTCCGAACGAGACGCGTGCGCGGTGCATCGACTATGTGAAGAAGAGTCACGGCGCTGACGGCAGTTTTGCCTACACGCTGGGGAGCGGCAGCAGGGGCGGTTCGTTCGCCCTGGCGGCGGCGGGGATCGTGGCGCTCAACAGCGCGGGAATCTACGACGGCAAGGAAGTGGAGTCGGCGCTGGGGTACGTGTGGCGCCAGAAGCCGGGGGGAACGATCAACGGCGGGTACTACTTCTATTCGCACTACTACGCGGCGCAGGCGATGTGGCATGCGGGGGGGACGTACTGGTCGGGGTGGTATCCTGCGATCCGGGACGTTCTGGTGAGGAACCAGAGCGGCTCGGGAACGTGGAACGATCCCGGAGTGGGGGAAGAATTTGGAACCGCGATGGGGCTGATCATTCTCCAACTTCCGTACAACTATGTTCCGGTGTTCGGAGAAGGTTGAGTTCCGAAGAGAGGCGGGGATGATCGCGGTCCCGCGCACTGGTTGGTCCAAATCAAGTCATTCCGGTTTACGAATCGCACAGCATGTCCCACGAGATGTCCGCCAGCGGTGACGACATTCAGGCCCTGGAGCACGTTAAACAGGCCCAGGCCAGGTTGAGAGCGGAACTGGGCAAGATCGTCATCGGGCAGGTCGAGGTGATCGACCAGCTCTTGATGGCGATTCTTTCCCAGGGGCATTGCCTGCTGGAGGGAGTGCCCGGACTCGCCAAGACGCTGATGGTCAGCACGCTGTCGAAAGCGCTCCAGCTGAAATTCCGTCGTATCCAGTTCACCCCGGACCTGATGCCGGCGGACATCACCGGGACGGAAGTGCTGCAGGAAGACAAATCGACCGGACACCGCGAATTCCGGTTCCTGGAAGGTCCGGTGTTTTCAAACATCGTGCTGGCGGACGAAATCAACCGCACTCCGCCGAAGACGCAGGCGGCGCTGCTGGAAGCAATGCAGGAACGGCAGGTGACGATCGGGGGCCAGCGGCGTTCGCTGCCGGCGCCATTCTTCGTTCTCGCGACGCAGAACCCGATTGAGCAGGAGGGGACCTACTCGCTGCCCGAAGCGCAGCAGGATCGCTTCATGTTCAAGGTGTTCGTGAAGTATCCGAGCTACGACGAGGAATACCGGATCGCCGAATCGACGACTTCAGACACGCGCGTCGAGGTCTCGGAAGTCCTGTCGGCGGAGGAAATCCTGCGACTGCAGCAGCTGGTGCGCCGTGTCCCGGTTCCGCCGCATGTGATCCACTACGCGCTCCGCCTCGTGCGAGCGACGCGGATTCATGAAGGGGAAGGAGTTCCCGAGTTCATGAAGGAGAGCGTCAGCTGGGGAGCGGGCCCGCGGGCGATGCAGTACCTGCTTCTGGGAGGGAAGGCGCGGGCGGTGCTTGACGGCCGGTTCTTTGTGACGACGGAAGACGTGAAGTCAGTCGCGCTGCCGGTTCTGAGGCACCGGGTGATTACGAACTTTGCCGCCGAGTCGGCGGGCCTGACGCCGGACAAGGTAATTTCCCGGCTCGTCGATGAGCTCCCTGCACGTCATCCGAACGACGAGATCCCGCCGGCCGCGGCCCGCGCGTTCGCAGCCGCCGGCCAGATCTGAGCTCCCATCCCATGTCGGCTTCTTCGCCCCGTTATCTCGACGCCAAGTCGATCGAGCGAATCTCGCGCCTCGATCTGCGAGCCCGCGCCGTGGTGGAAGGGTTCCTGACGGGGCAGCATCGCAGCCCTTTCAACGGCTTTGCGATCGAATTCGCGGGACATCGCGAATACACGCCCGGGGACGAGTTGAAGCATGTCGACTGGCGCGTGTGGTCGAAAACCGACCGCATGTACATCAAGCAGTACGAAGAGGAGACGAACCTCAAGTGCCATGTCCTGCTCGACAGCTCGAAGTCGATGCGCTACGGGGAGAAGTCGAGCCCGCCATGGAGCAAGTTTGACTACGCGGCCACGGCTGCGGCCTCGCTGGCGTTCCTGCTCCAGCAGCAGCAGGACGCCGTCGGGCTGGTGACGTTCGATACGCAGGTGAGGGCGCACCTCCCTCCGAGTTCGCACCCCAGCCAGCTGAAACGGCTGCTGCATCAGCTCGAGCAGACCTCGCCGGACGACAAGACCGACGTGAGCCGATTGTTCGTGGAGTTGGCGGCGCCATTGAAGACGCGCGGCATCGTGGTGCTGGTCTCGGATCTGTTCGTCGACCAGGCGACGCTCAAGGAAACGCTCCAGCAGTTCCGCCTGCGGAGGCACGACGTGATCGTGTTTCACGTCATGCATGACGACGAGCTGCGGTTCCCGTTTGAGGACAACACCCAGTTCCGCGGGATGGAGGTCGATCGGGAACTGCAGACCGACCCGAAGTCGCTGCGACGGTCGTACCTCGAGATCGTGGAAAAGTACCTGGCTGACGTACGGAAGACCTGCGGAGCACTGGGCGTGGACCATGTTCTCCTGAATACCTCGGAACCCCTCGACGCGGCGCTCGCGTCTTACCTGACGCTGCGGCAACGCGTGAAGCATCGCTGACCACATTCCTGACCGACTCCCTCGTTCCTGACATTCGGATCCAATGGGTTTTCTTGCTGGATGGATGCTGAATCCCTGGCTGTTCGCGGCGGGCGGTCTGCTCGTGGCGGCCCCGATTCTCATTCACCTGCTGAATCGTCGGAAATTCCGGATCGTCGACTGGGCGGCGATGGATTTCCTGCTGGAAGCGGACCAGCGGAACCGCCGCCGCGTGCAGATCGAAGAGATGATCCTGCTGTTGCTGAGGTGCGCTGCGATGCTGCTGGCGGGGCTGTTCGTGGCGCGTCCCTTTCTGCCGAGCAGCATCACGAGAAGCCTTTTTCAGACGGATCGGACCGAGCGGGTCGTCCTGCTGGATGATTCGCCCAGTATGGATGCGGTCCATGCGGGATCGAGTCCGTTTCGAACGGCCAAGCGGCGGATCGCGGAGTTCGTCACCGCACTGGCGGAAGAGGGAAACGGAGACTCCCTGACGCTGTGCCTGACATCCCGACCCGATCGTCCGATTTTCCGGGACGCGGTCGTCGACAACCGTTCGGCTGCGGGACTGGTGGGGGAAGTGGAGGCGCTCGCGGTCTGCGACCTTCCGGCGCGGTTCGACCAGGCGTTCGTCTCGCTGCGCGGGCTGGTGCAGGGGAAGTCGGAGCGGATCAACAGGGTCGGTTACGTGCTGAGCGACCTGCGGAGGAGCGACTGGACCTCCGATGAGAAGAAGGGGGAGACGCGAGCCGCGGGCGAATCCGCCGCCGCCGCGGAGGCACTCGCGACTCTCTCGAAAGACCTGGCCGGTTGTTTCGTGGTGGATTGTGGAGCAGGGCCGGCGACCAACGTGGCAGTGACCGGCATCACTCCTGAAGACAAGGCGTTGCTCTCGGGGGTGACGACGCGGTTCCAGGTGACGGTGAAGAACTTCGGGAGCGAAGCGCTGCGCGACGTGCCGGTGAAATTCGTGGCCGGGGGGGCGCTGCCAATGTCGGCAACGATCGGTGCGGTCCCTCCGGGAGGAACTGGCTCGGTCCCGTTTTCATTCACGTTCGCTGCCGCGGGGGATGACGAAGCGGCGGTCGAGCCGATTGAAATGACCGCGGAGATCGGCAGCCTGCCTGGGGACATGCTTGCGGCTGACAATGCTCGTTACTTCGCCGCGCGGGTGCGGGCCGGCATTCCCACGCTGATCGTCGACGGCGATCCCTCGGGCGAATTCGGGCACGCGGAGTCGTTCTTTCTTCAGCGGGCCCTCTCTCCTCCAGGGTCGTCCCGTTCGGGCATCACGACGGAGGTGGTGAACGACTCAGATTTCGGCGGGATGTCGCTTGAGGCCTTTCAGGCGATTTACCTGTGCAACGTCTACCAGCTCGATCTCGCGCGGGTAAAAGCCCTCGAGGAATGGGTCCGGGCCGGCGGGGGACTGGTGGTATTTCCCGGTGCGCAAGTCGACCAGCGGTTTTACAACGAAATTCTCTGCCAGGGGGGCAAGGGGCTGTTGTCCAGGCCTCTCCAGTCAATTTCGGGAGACGAGACGGAGAAGAGCTGGGCCGCGTTCGCGGTGACGCAGCCCGAGCATCCGGCGGTGCGGGTGTTCGGCGGGGATGCGGCTCCGCTCCTGGAATCGGCGAAGGTGTATCAATGGTGGAGCGTCCCGGAAACGGGTGAAGGCACGGTGCTGCTCCGGCTGGCGGATGCGGACCGCAGCCCGGCGATGATCGAACGGCGCTTCGGTGCGGGCCGGGTGATCCAGTTCTGCGTCCCTGCCGACGCAGAATGGAGCAACTGGCCGGAAGACGCGAGCTACCTGATCCTGCTCCAGGAGCTGAATCGCTACCTCGCGCAGACGTCGGCCTCGCCGGGCCAGATTGTCGTCGGTGAGCCGCTGATTGAGCCTGTCGATCTTTCGCGATACCGGGCGGAGGTGGGGCTGATCCGACCGGATGGTGCAACGTCGACGCTCCTGGCGGTGCCCAATGGAAATGAGCGGGGGCCGGGAACGTCGAACCAGTGGACCGTGCGAATCGACGATGCGATCACGAGAGGATTCTACCGCTTCGAGCTGACGACTCCCGAAGGAGGAGCGGAGAAGGTGCTGGCGGCCGCCAGCCTGCCCGGGGGGGAGAGCGAGCTCAACCGCATCGATTCCAGTACGCTGCAGTCTTCGTGGCAGGGAGCGCCGGTGGAACTGGTGGGACCGGTGGCGCTCGCGGGCCTGACGGCAGACGCGGCACGCGGCGAATTGTGGTGGTTCGTGGTGCTGATCCTTGCCGCCGTGTTGTTCGCGGAACAGGGGCTGGCATGGATGTTTGGAAGGAGGCGGTGAGATGGATCAAAGCCTCATCAACGGGATTCGGAACGGAGCTGGCTGGTGCGTGGCGACGGCGGCCTGCGCCTGCGTGGCTGCTTCGATCGCCTTGGCCCAGGGAGTCCCCGCCCAGCGGCTCATCCTTCCGGGCGCGCAACGGCCAGTTCCGGTGGAAGAACCGGCGATCGGCCGGCCGGCTGCCCCGATTCGGGTGAGAGCCGCGGCCCCGGCGGCCGAGGGGCGGAGCGAATCCGCGCCGCTGGATACGGGGCTGACCACGAGCGAGGAACTGGAGCGGCTCCTGGAGCGTGCCACGCAGGTGGCCGTTGAACGCCCTGACCTGGCGCCTGTCCTGTGGCAGCGAATCCTTGATGAGGGGGCGAATGCGTTCGCCCGGGCGGAGCTGAAGAATCAGGTCCCGCTGCGTCGGCAATACGAAATCTTCAGGCCGTTTTCGAATGAATCGTTGCGCGCGATCGTCGCGGCGGGACCGGAAGCGGTTCGGCATTATCGCCTGCAGTCGGACGGTCCGGCACGCGTTCTGATGGCCCGGCAGGGAGAGGACCGGGAGGCGGCGCTCGCGGAGATTGTGCGGCGCTATTTCCTCACGACGATCGGCGATGACGCGGCGTTCGAGTTGGGATGCCGGCTGCTCGAACGGGGGGACGTCACGTCCGCCGACCATCTGTTCGACCGCCTGTCGCTGTATCCGGACAGTAGCATCGAGCCGGACGCGATCACGGTCCGCCGGGCGGTGACGCAGTCGCGTCTGGGGAGGCAGAAGGTCGCGGTCGCCCTGGTGGAGTCGCTGGGGCAGGAGTTCGACGACCTGAAGCCAATGCTGCTGAATGAGGTTCAGGAACGGAACTCGCCCTCCTCGAACAAGGGCCAGTCTGCCGGGACGCCCGTCATGCCGGGGGATCTGACGGGCGAGGCACTGGAGCCTGATTGGGAGTTCCGGCCCGCGTGGACGCTCAAAGGGGTGAAAGCTTCCGCCAACAACGAAGCGATCATGTCGGGGATTTCGAATGGTCGGCCGATGATCTTCGTGCGTCAGCCGGGGGGGAACTACTCGCAGACGACGCTGGACGACAAGAACGTCCCTGACTTGACGTTGTCGCAGCTGGCGACGGCATGGCGCGGGGGCACATGGAGGCCAGCTTCGAGCCCGGTGGTTGTTGATGGGCGACTTTACTTGAAGTCGGAGTCGCGAACCGTGTGTTGCTCCGCGAGCACGGGAGAAGTGCTATGGATGGGGCGGCCGACGCGGTTTCCGATCAATGAAATGACGCGCCAGCTGGCGCTCGTGGCGTCGCACGGAGTCAACGTCCCGATTGTGACCACGACCTACATCGCGGGTCTGCAACCGAAAACGCTGACGGAGATCATGCTGTTCTCGGAGCGACTGCACCATGAGGTTACGGTGAGCGGGGGCCGCGTGTATGTGATCGAAGGAGACCTCGATACTCCGTCGGTGCGGAAGAAGGCGACGGAGAACGTGGTCGAGCGGCAGATGTTCGGTGGTCCAATGCCGACACACCACGCCCGGCCAAACGAACTCGCCTGCTACGACGCGAAGACGGGGCGGCTGATCTGGACGGTCGCGTCGGGAGGGGTGTTGCCGGCCGGGTCGACGGTGTGCAGCAAGCCGCTCGTTGCGGGATCGCTCCTGCTGGTTGCCGTAGGCATCGACAGCCAGCTGGCACTTGTGGCCATTGAATCCTCGAACGGCAGCGTGGTCTGGAAGACGAATCTCGCGGACCTGGGAGGGGCCTGGCAGCCGATTCCGGTCGGTCTGGCGGTCGATGACGGGAGCGTCTACGTGGCGTCCGGTTCGGGGACGTTGTTCTCGGTGGACCGGAATGGAGGCACGCTTCGATGGGCCGTTTCGTACCCCCGACTGAAGTCGTCGGCGATGGAGCGGCGGGTGATCGAAGGAAATCCCGGCCAGCGGATCCAGATCGTGTTTGACGAGAATTTCCTCGCCTGCGAGGAAGGGGCGATCGTTCTTGCCGCGGCCGACTGCGACCACGTGATGAGTTTCGACGTGACGGATGGCGCACTGCGATGGGATTCCCCGATCCCTCCCACTTCGCTCAGTGGAGCCCCGGGCTATGTGGTCGGCATGGCGAACGGCCGGATTTACCTGGCGAACAACAAGACGCTGTGGAGCATCAGCACCAGGGGAGGGCGAATCCTCTGGGACTTGTCGCTGGATGGAGCATGTGGTCGCGGACTGTTGACCAGCGACTCATTGTTCGTTCCCCAGCAGCAGACAGTGACGCAGGTCGACCCTGAAACGGGCCGTACGCTGAACAAGATTGCCTGCGCGATGCTGGACTCCGAGCCGGTGGGCAATCTTGTCGCGGATGGCAACAGGTTGCTGGTGGCGAGCGCGGCCCGGTTGATCGCGATGAAGCCCAAGGCCACTCGGATCGAAGAAGCACCCGGGCAGGAGCCCAAGAGCCCGCCAACGGGAGGGAAGCTGTGATTGAGAAACAACCGATGACTAGAGCTTTTCTCCCGGTGCTGCTCATCCTGTGCGGGCTGACTGCGTTCGTTCCGCGTTCCGCGGGGGCCCAGGACAACCCGTACGCCGAGAGCTACCTGCGGATGCTGACGGAACGCGGGATTGCGACCGACGCGGCGGGGCTCCGGGTGTTTCTGGCAAGCCATGTGCCTGGTCCGGAAGACACAGCCCGGCTGGCCGAGAACCTGGCAGACCTGGGGCATGAAGACTATGCGAAACGTGAAGCGGCGATGCAGGCGCTGCTCGCCCGTCCGCCGCGGTCGCTCGCGGAAGTGGAACTCCGGGCGGCGAGCGACGATCCGGAAGTGCGGTGGCGCGCCAAGCTGGTGCTCGACACGCTTCGGCAGCCGGGCAACGACCTGCTGTATGCTTCGCTGATCGTTATTCCATTGCGAAAAGTGCAGGGGCTGGCCGATGTTGTTCTCGGCGTGGCCCCGCTCTGCCAGTCGGACTCGATGCAGCTGGCGATGAGCCGGGCGCTCGTGGCGACGGCGACGGAAGCGGACGCGCCACTCCTGAAGAAGAGCCTGGGGCATGAAGATCCCCGGATCCGGATGGCCTGCCTCAACGCGCTGGCGACCACGCTTGGCGAGGCGGCCGTGGCCGACATCCTGCCGTTGCTCGACGACAGGAACGACCTGGTGCGTCTCGATGCGGCGACTCAGCTGCTTCAGTTCCGGAGGGGGGAGTCGCTCCGAACGCTTGGAAAGCTGCTCGTTTCCGAGCAGTTGACGGTTCGGAACCGGAGCATCCACAAGCTGCGGTCGACGCTGAAGGTGAGCCTGCCGTATTCCGGTTACGAGCCTGCGGAGGACCGGGCCCTGCATGCCGCGGAATGGCAGAAGTCGATCGAGGCCAACCTGGATGCGAAGGCGGAACCTGTGACGAGCACGGCCGCGCCGCAGTTCGTTGCCCACCTGGCGCTGCAGTCACCGCGTTACCGGACCTTGATCCTCATTGGAAAAGATGGCGCGATCGAGAAAAAGCAGGTCGCGCAGCCGGGCGGGCGAAGTGTGGCCGTAGGGAATGGCAACCTGCTGTCGGTCCATCCCTCGAGTGCTGTCGTTACGGAGACCGACCACTCCGACAAGACCGTGTGGGTGTCGAAGGCCCTCGATGAACGCCCGATCGTCGCGATCCGGCGAAAAGATGGAAACACGCTTGTTGCCACGATGGAGGGTTCGCTCATTGAACTGAACGCCAGCGGCAACATGATCCGGAAGTCGGAGATCGGGATCGTGCAGGACATCGAAGCTCTGGAGAACGGCAACGTGCTGCTCCTGAGCTTCGTTGAAAGCAAACTCAAGCAGCTGGACGCAACGGGCCGCGTTCAATGGCAAGTCTCCCTCCCCGCGCCGCCGACGTCGATGTGCCTGGCAAAGGACGGGCATGCCGTGATCACGCTGCAGGGTGCGAAGCAGCTGGCGGACGTCGACCTGGCCACTCAGGCCCTGAAGACTCTCAGTGCGCCGTTCCGCTCGCCGATGCAGGTGGAGCAGCTTGAGGATGGCCGGCTGGCGATCATGGACGTGGTGGGAGCGCATCTTGCCGACCGGCAGGGGGCGCTGATTGAAACGATCAACCTGTTGCCGGTTTCCCCGGACGGATTCTAACGGCCCCCTGACGAGGAAGTCATCACGTGTCGCCGCTGCGGTGGACCTGGATTCAACGACTCTTCGGGATCGACGGGACTGAGATTCCCGCCGGCGCCGAAGTGCACTTGACGTGGTCCAATCTGCCGGAATCGTGGAAGGTTTTCGTGGCCCTGCTCGCAGCGGGTTGTGCAATTGCGGCGGTGCTTCACATGTACCGCAGCGATGCGGCCCGACTGCCGGTGCGAAGTCGCCGCCTGCTGGCGGGACTTCGCATTTCGGCCCTGGTGCTGCTGGCCGTGATGGCGCTGGGGCCGGCCCTTGGTTATTCCCATCGGCATGTCCTGGAGCCAACGCTTGTCGTGCTGCGCGACTCGTCCCAGTCGATGGCTGTCGCCGATGCGGCCCGGAACCCGGAGAACAGGGGGGCGTTTCCGGGATCGACGGGCGATGTGACGAGGGCGCAGGCCATCAATGCGCTGTTGTCGCCCGATGAGGGGGCACTCCTAATCGGCCTCTCGAGCCGGGGGCGGCTGCGAGTTCTGGATTTCGCGGAGTCGGTGCAGCCGGCGGGAATGGAAACGGATGACGCCGGCGCAGAACCGCCTGCGGATGGTGAACAGCAAGCAGACGTCTCGACCGTCCATCCAGTGACGCCGACGGGCATCGGGACGAATCTTCATCGGGCACTGGCCGAGGCCCTTTCGGAACGCCTGAGCGCGGGGATCGTCTTGTTCACGGATGGGCAGCAGACGGATCGGTCATCGGGCAAGGACGAACTCCTGGCGCTGGCGCAACGCGCTGCCTCACGAGGAACGCCGATCTTTGTCGTGGGGCTCGGCGACCCGAACCGTCCGCGGAACGTCCGCGTCGCCGATGTGTTTGCGGCCGATCGCGTCTGGAAGGATGACCCGTTCGAGCTCCAGGGGGCTCTGGAGAGCGAAGGGCTCGGCGCGAGGATGGTGCAGGTCGAATTGATCGAGCAGAGGCGCGAGGATGGTTCCGACCAACTGGGTGAAGGGAAAGTGCTGGAGACGCGCGAAGTGGCGCTCCCGGAGGCCGGGGGGCCGACACGGCTGACGTTCTCACACACGTCCAAAGAGGCCGGGCGGTTCGCGTACTCGCTGCGTGTGCCGCCGCTCGAAGGAGAATCGTCGAGCGACGACAATCGCTCGACGGTTCCGGCCGAGGTGAAAGTGATCGACGACAAGGCTCGGGTGCTCGTCGTTTCGGGGAATCCCAACTGGGACTACCGCTTTCTGCGGCAGATCCTCGAACGGGAAAAGTCGGTCGATGTTTCGTGCTGGCTGCAATCGCTCGATGAAGGACGCGGTCAGGAAGGCGACACTGCGATTACCCACCTGCCGCGGACGCGGGAGGAGCTGTTCGCGTATGACGTGATCGTGCTTCTCGACCCGGACCCGCGCGAGTTCGACGAAGCCTGGATGGACCTGCTGACCGAGTTTGTCCGCGACCATTCGGGAGGACTGCTGTTCATGGCCGGTCCGTCGTACACGAGCCGATTCCTGGGGGGCGCGCGGACGGAGAAGCTTCGCGAGATCCTTCCCGTACGGTTCGGCGACCTGGCGGCGATTGACGTCGAATCTCTCCTGCAATCCGAAGACCGCGACTGGCCGCTCGGGATCGTCGAACGCAGCCTCGACCATCCACTCATGCGGTTCTATCCGGAGATCAACCGTTCGCTGGATGCCTGGAAACTGTTTCCGGGGATCATCTGGAGCTACCCGGTTCGAGAAGCCATCCCGGCCTCCACGGTGCTTCTGGAACATACCGATCCGGCGCTCAACCAGCTGCATGGCCCGAGACCGTTGCTGGTGTCGGGGCAGTTCGGTTCGGGGCGGACGATCTTCGCGGGGTTCGACGGGACGTGGCGGTGGCGACAGGCAGGAAACAACGCCGAATTCTTCAACCGATTCTGGCTGCAGACGATCCGGTTTCTTGTCGAAGGGCGTTCGGTTGAAGGGAAGCGGCGGGGCACGATCGAGACCGACCGCAGCCGTTATGAAGTGGGCGACCGCAT contains:
- a CDS encoding AAA family ATPase; protein product: MSHEMSASGDDIQALEHVKQAQARLRAELGKIVIGQVEVIDQLLMAILSQGHCLLEGVPGLAKTLMVSTLSKALQLKFRRIQFTPDLMPADITGTEVLQEDKSTGHREFRFLEGPVFSNIVLADEINRTPPKTQAALLEAMQERQVTIGGQRRSLPAPFFVLATQNPIEQEGTYSLPEAQQDRFMFKVFVKYPSYDEEYRIAESTTSDTRVEVSEVLSAEEILRLQQLVRRVPVPPHVIHYALRLVRATRIHEGEGVPEFMKESVSWGAGPRAMQYLLLGGKARAVLDGRFFVTTEDVKSVALPVLRHRVITNFAAESAGLTPDKVISRLVDELPARHPNDEIPPAAARAFAAAGQI
- a CDS encoding prenyltransferase/squalene oxidase repeat-containing protein; the protein is MYSRRRLLGAASAAVLSGRASSGLLAQAPERSNERAGLELITPEAKTAIQRALATLSRRQITQGEFKGAFGSGGYAGGVAVCGLAGMAFLASGSAPGRGPYGKAIERCIDYLVRNTDSNGYISAQATGGQDRMYGHGFATLFLAEAYGMSVHSDVNDKLGSKLKSAVKLIISTQNDQGGWRYQPVKSDADLSITICQIMALRAARDAGLHVPNETRARCIDYVKKSHGADGSFAYTLGSGSRGGSFALAAAGIVALNSAGIYDGKEVESALGYVWRQKPGGTINGGYYFYSHYYAAQAMWHAGGTYWSGWYPAIRDVLVRNQSGSGTWNDPGVGEEFGTAMGLIILQLPYNYVPVFGEG
- a CDS encoding BatA domain-containing protein, which translates into the protein MGFLAGWMLNPWLFAAGGLLVAAPILIHLLNRRKFRIVDWAAMDFLLEADQRNRRRVQIEEMILLLLRCAAMLLAGLFVARPFLPSSITRSLFQTDRTERVVLLDDSPSMDAVHAGSSPFRTAKRRIAEFVTALAEEGNGDSLTLCLTSRPDRPIFRDAVVDNRSAAGLVGEVEALAVCDLPARFDQAFVSLRGLVQGKSERINRVGYVLSDLRRSDWTSDEKKGETRAAGESAAAAEALATLSKDLAGCFVVDCGAGPATNVAVTGITPEDKALLSGVTTRFQVTVKNFGSEALRDVPVKFVAGGALPMSATIGAVPPGGTGSVPFSFTFAAAGDDEAAVEPIEMTAEIGSLPGDMLAADNARYFAARVRAGIPTLIVDGDPSGEFGHAESFFLQRALSPPGSSRSGITTEVVNDSDFGGMSLEAFQAIYLCNVYQLDLARVKALEEWVRAGGGLVVFPGAQVDQRFYNEILCQGGKGLLSRPLQSISGDETEKSWAAFAVTQPEHPAVRVFGGDAAPLLESAKVYQWWSVPETGEGTVLLRLADADRSPAMIERRFGAGRVIQFCVPADAEWSNWPEDASYLILLQELNRYLAQTSASPGQIVVGEPLIEPVDLSRYRAEVGLIRPDGATSTLLAVPNGNERGPGTSNQWTVRIDDAITRGFYRFELTTPEGGAEKVLAAASLPGGESELNRIDSSTLQSSWQGAPVELVGPVALAGLTADAARGELWWFVVLILAAVLFAEQGLAWMFGRRR
- a CDS encoding DUF58 domain-containing protein, producing MSASSPRYLDAKSIERISRLDLRARAVVEGFLTGQHRSPFNGFAIEFAGHREYTPGDELKHVDWRVWSKTDRMYIKQYEEETNLKCHVLLDSSKSMRYGEKSSPPWSKFDYAATAAASLAFLLQQQQDAVGLVTFDTQVRAHLPPSSHPSQLKRLLHQLEQTSPDDKTDVSRLFVELAAPLKTRGIVVLVSDLFVDQATLKETLQQFRLRRHDVIVFHVMHDDELRFPFEDNTQFRGMEVDRELQTDPKSLRRSYLEIVEKYLADVRKTCGALGVDHVLLNTSEPLDAALASYLTLRQRVKHR
- a CDS encoding leucine-rich repeat domain-containing protein, translated to MNAIPQNRRALSAEVWPGAAICVFGLLLSGCKPAETAKPAPQSTAAETPAMSAAPAEMPPATAESVKPTAPAEAPPSTPVIPQATPAAMPPAVESSAEKPADEGAPKASTRPEHIVALEKLGAVLDYGVGDRLIDVDLDGKPATDADLDHLSMLSDLKILNLSGSRITDAGLAKLAPLKRLKFLYLFKTDITDAGLEHLKELPRLEVLCLDQTLITDGGVKSLEALSRLEKLHVHSRVALTDASIDSLSKHVRLFELKVGGPGFTEPGIARLREALPNCTVHYDPNAEASEG